In Arthrobacter sp. SLBN-112, a genomic segment contains:
- a CDS encoding 1,4-dihydroxy-2-naphthoate polyprenyltransferase: MATAAQWIQGARLRTLPAAIAPVLIGTAAAYEMDSFLLPNAILAALVALLLQVGVNFANDYSDGIRGTDDDRVGPLRLVGSGAAKPEHVKWAAFGTFALAMLFGLVLVVLTQAWWLILVGLGCVMAAWGYTGGKNPYGYMGLGDLFVFVFFGLVATLGTTYTQAGHISLPAVIGAIGTGLIATALLMANNVRDIPTDMQAGKKTLAVRLGDKHARESYVLMLAVAILLVVILAPGRPWILIVLLLIPACLMPAWLMINGRKRKSLIPVLKQTGLINLGYSVLFSLGLILSHGF; encoded by the coding sequence GTGGCCACAGCCGCCCAATGGATCCAAGGCGCCCGACTCCGGACACTGCCGGCAGCGATCGCTCCGGTGCTGATCGGCACCGCCGCCGCCTACGAAATGGACTCGTTCCTGCTGCCCAACGCCATCCTCGCTGCGCTGGTGGCGCTCCTGCTGCAGGTGGGCGTGAACTTCGCGAACGACTACTCGGACGGCATCCGCGGGACCGACGACGACCGGGTGGGGCCGTTGCGGCTGGTCGGCTCCGGCGCGGCCAAGCCTGAACACGTGAAGTGGGCCGCGTTCGGCACGTTTGCCCTGGCCATGCTGTTCGGCCTGGTCCTGGTGGTGCTGACCCAGGCGTGGTGGCTGATCCTGGTGGGGCTGGGCTGCGTCATGGCCGCCTGGGGCTACACGGGCGGCAAGAACCCCTACGGCTACATGGGCCTGGGCGATCTCTTCGTGTTCGTGTTCTTCGGCCTCGTGGCCACCCTGGGCACCACCTACACCCAGGCCGGGCATATCAGCCTGCCGGCAGTCATCGGCGCGATCGGCACCGGACTGATTGCCACGGCGCTGCTGATGGCCAACAACGTCAGGGACATCCCCACGGACATGCAGGCCGGAAAGAAGACCCTCGCCGTGCGGCTGGGCGACAAGCATGCGCGCGAAAGCTACGTCCTGATGCTGGCCGTTGCCATCCTGCTGGTGGTGATCCTGGCGCCGGGCCGGCCATGGATCCTGATCGTGCTGCTGCTCATTCCGGCGTGCCTGATGCCGGCCTGGCTGATGATCAACGGGCGCAAGCGCAAGAGCCTGATTCCGGTCCTGAAGCAGACCGGGCTGATCAACCTCGGCTACAGCGTGTTGTTCTCACTGGGCCTGATCCTCAGCCACGGGTTCTAG
- a CDS encoding AMP-binding protein, protein MNSEETPAAGTGGPLNIEPALKALAAALHGEGPAVELSVGADGALVVGHVETPGCDDAVAVVRTSGSTGTPKATLLTVESLAASSMATALRLKGEGQWLLALPVQFVAGIQVLVRSLFAGTRPWVMDMSGGFTPEAFTAAALELTDKIRFTSLVPTQLQRLLDDPAPETLAVLRRFNAILLGGAPAPQSLLAAARDAGVRVVTTYGSAETSGGCIYDGYPLEGVSVRVAADGRILLGGDTVAAGYIEAPDEETGTFFEEDGVRWYRTSDLGSIDDDGRLTVLGRADDVIITGGIKVSAAHVQEQLEKSDAVSSAFVAGVPSAEWGQAVAAYVALAGDGNSGQGGPGQAGAGQEAGHPAVVLQQQWQQELGVLAPKTVLTASGLRMLPNGKPDRLAMTAELSALHRGK, encoded by the coding sequence ATGAACAGCGAAGAAACACCGGCCGCCGGCACCGGCGGCCCCCTCAATATCGAACCTGCCCTGAAAGCCCTGGCGGCCGCCCTCCACGGCGAGGGCCCCGCCGTCGAACTCTCCGTCGGGGCAGACGGCGCCCTGGTGGTGGGACACGTTGAAACCCCCGGGTGCGATGACGCCGTGGCCGTGGTCCGCACGTCCGGATCCACCGGCACCCCCAAGGCAACGCTGCTGACGGTGGAGTCCCTGGCAGCATCCTCGATGGCCACGGCGCTGCGGCTCAAGGGCGAGGGGCAGTGGCTGCTGGCGCTGCCCGTGCAGTTCGTTGCCGGGATCCAGGTGCTGGTCCGGTCACTGTTCGCCGGCACGCGGCCCTGGGTTATGGACATGTCCGGCGGTTTCACGCCGGAGGCCTTCACCGCAGCCGCGCTGGAACTGACGGACAAGATCCGCTTCACCTCCCTGGTCCCCACCCAGCTCCAGCGGCTCCTGGATGACCCGGCGCCGGAAACCCTCGCCGTGCTCCGCCGCTTCAACGCCATCCTGCTGGGCGGCGCCCCGGCGCCGCAGTCCCTGCTGGCAGCTGCCCGTGACGCCGGCGTCCGCGTCGTCACCACTTACGGTTCCGCCGAAACCTCCGGCGGCTGCATCTACGACGGCTACCCCCTGGAAGGCGTCTCGGTGCGGGTGGCCGCGGACGGCCGGATCCTGCTGGGCGGGGACACGGTGGCCGCCGGCTACATCGAGGCGCCGGATGAAGAAACCGGGACGTTCTTCGAAGAGGACGGCGTGCGCTGGTACCGCACCAGCGACCTCGGCTCCATTGACGACGACGGCCGCCTCACCGTGCTGGGCCGGGCCGACGACGTCATCATCACCGGGGGCATCAAGGTTTCCGCCGCGCACGTGCAGGAGCAGTTGGAAAAGTCCGATGCCGTCTCCTCGGCTTTCGTGGCCGGCGTTCCTTCCGCGGAATGGGGCCAGGCCGTGGCCGCCTACGTCGCCCTGGCCGGGGACGGCAACTCCGGCCAAGGCGGCCCGGGGCAGGCCGGCGCGGGGCAGGAAGCCGGGCACCCCGCCGTCGTACTCCAGCAGCAGTGGCAGCAGGAACTGGGGGTCCTGGCGCCCAAGACCGTCCTCACCGCGTCCGGGCTGCGGATGCTGCCGAACGGCAAACCCGACCGGCTCGCCATGACCGCGGAACTCAGCGCCCTGCACCGGGGAAAGTAG
- a CDS encoding 1,4-dihydroxy-2-naphthoyl-CoA synthase — protein MSNQIPSPVSDVFDPMRWRVVSGFEDFQDMTYHRQVERDSDGGWVRDLPTVRIAFNRPEVRNAFRPGTVDELYRAMDHARMTPDVATVLLTGNGPSAKDGGHSFCSGGDQRIRGRDGYRYADGETQETIDPARAGRLHILEVQRLMRTMPKVVIAVVNGWAAGGGHSLHVVSDLTIASRQHGKFKQTDATVGSFDAGYGSALLARQVGQKTAREIFFLAREYSAEDMVRMGAVNEAVDHERLEEVALEYAADIARQSPQAIRMLKFAFNLADDGLAGQQVFAGEATRLAYMTDEAVEGKEAFLQKRDPDWSRFPHYF, from the coding sequence GTGAGCAACCAGATCCCCTCCCCGGTGTCCGACGTCTTCGATCCCATGCGCTGGCGGGTGGTTTCCGGCTTCGAGGACTTCCAGGACATGACGTACCACCGCCAGGTGGAGCGGGATTCCGACGGCGGCTGGGTGCGTGACCTGCCCACGGTCCGCATCGCGTTCAACCGGCCGGAGGTCCGCAACGCGTTCCGTCCGGGCACCGTGGATGAGCTCTACCGCGCCATGGACCACGCGAGGATGACCCCGGACGTTGCCACCGTCCTGCTGACCGGCAACGGCCCCTCCGCCAAGGACGGGGGCCACTCCTTCTGCTCCGGCGGCGACCAAAGGATCCGGGGCAGGGACGGTTACCGGTACGCCGACGGCGAGACGCAGGAGACCATCGACCCCGCCCGCGCCGGACGCCTGCACATCCTGGAAGTCCAGCGGCTCATGCGCACCATGCCCAAGGTGGTCATCGCCGTCGTCAACGGCTGGGCAGCCGGCGGCGGCCACTCGCTGCATGTGGTCAGCGACCTCACCATCGCATCCCGGCAGCACGGCAAGTTCAAGCAGACGGACGCCACGGTGGGAAGTTTCGACGCCGGTTACGGCTCCGCGCTGCTGGCCCGGCAGGTGGGCCAAAAGACCGCCCGGGAGATCTTCTTCCTGGCCCGCGAATATTCCGCTGAGGACATGGTCCGGATGGGCGCCGTGAACGAGGCCGTGGACCACGAACGCCTGGAGGAGGTGGCGCTGGAATACGCAGCGGACATCGCCCGGCAGTCGCCGCAGGCCATCCGTATGCTGAAGTTCGCCTTCAACCTGGCCGACGACGGCTTGGCAGGCCAGCAGGTATTTGCCGGCGAAGCCACCCGGCTGGCGTACATGACCGACGAAGCTGTGGAAGGAAAGGAAGCCTTCCTGCAAAAACGCGACCCCGACTGGTCACGCTTCCCGCACTACTTCTAA
- a CDS encoding VOC family protein: protein MGLNIQIVIDSSNPHELADWWAETLQWAVEPQDAGFIRSMIEQGHATEDQTMTHRGNLVWKDGAAIRPPEEIDAKAPARRMLFQTAPEEKTVKNRVHWDVRLDGRDKDEVRRELEARGASFLWTAGQGPHSWHTMADPEGNEFCIS, encoded by the coding sequence ATGGGCCTAAATATCCAAATCGTGATCGACTCCTCAAACCCGCATGAGCTCGCCGACTGGTGGGCCGAAACCCTGCAGTGGGCGGTGGAACCCCAGGATGCCGGCTTCATCCGCTCCATGATCGAGCAGGGCCATGCCACCGAGGACCAAACCATGACGCACCGCGGAAACCTGGTGTGGAAGGACGGTGCCGCCATCCGGCCGCCCGAGGAAATTGACGCCAAAGCCCCCGCCCGGCGCATGTTGTTCCAGACCGCGCCCGAGGAGAAGACCGTCAAAAACCGCGTGCACTGGGACGTCCGGCTGGACGGCCGGGACAAGGACGAGGTGCGTCGCGAACTCGAGGCGCGCGGCGCCTCCTTCCTCTGGACGGCGGGGCAAGGGCCACACTCCTGGCACACCATGGCGGACCCCGAAGGCAACGAGTTCTGCATCAGCTGA
- a CDS encoding extracellular solute-binding protein, which translates to MSETTRTSSITRRQFGLTAFGLSALAAGLTACSGGGGGSSSDGGSKTLQLILSGDTNQGGAFAAAAKKYKEATGITIEVVDVPTADITTKLKNAATANDLPALARVTAIDPLWANQLQDLTDIAKSHNIDPNFLQESPDGIIPAIPSDLTAVGLFINKSLFAKAGVAFPTSIDTTWTWDEFIAAVNQVREKAGAKYGVVMDRSGHRLRAMMYEFGSTAFAKENGKYAGDSKAVEALDYFKKINDDQTMPKSVWLSGEDGNAMFKSGQVAAYYSGSWQVADFNKNIKDFEWLSVPLPKKEVNATNLGGGFMVAFKDTGADEEAKKFIDWFYNDANYTEFAKTGGYLPVKDLKVDYPFQQSSFELYQKQIAGNQAKGDNAIKRVVIEAYAETPFSGDPLREETVKMLSGSQDAKTTVDNIVKLYNGA; encoded by the coding sequence TTGTCAGAGACGACAAGAACCTCGAGCATTACCCGCCGCCAGTTCGGGCTGACGGCCTTCGGACTCTCGGCCCTGGCAGCCGGCCTCACCGCCTGCAGCGGAGGAGGGGGAGGCAGCTCCTCGGACGGCGGCTCCAAGACCCTGCAGCTTATCCTGTCCGGCGATACCAACCAGGGTGGCGCGTTCGCTGCCGCCGCCAAGAAGTACAAGGAAGCCACCGGGATCACCATCGAGGTTGTCGATGTCCCCACCGCGGACATCACCACCAAGCTGAAGAATGCTGCCACCGCCAACGACCTCCCGGCGCTGGCCCGCGTCACCGCCATCGACCCGCTGTGGGCCAACCAGCTCCAGGACCTCACGGACATCGCCAAGTCACACAACATCGATCCCAACTTCCTCCAGGAATCACCGGACGGCATCATCCCCGCCATCCCCTCGGACCTCACCGCCGTAGGCCTGTTCATCAACAAGAGCCTGTTCGCCAAGGCCGGCGTCGCCTTCCCCACGTCGATCGACACCACCTGGACCTGGGATGAGTTCATCGCAGCCGTGAACCAGGTCCGCGAGAAGGCAGGCGCCAAATACGGTGTGGTGATGGACCGCTCCGGCCACCGGCTGCGCGCCATGATGTACGAATTCGGCAGCACCGCGTTCGCCAAGGAAAACGGCAAGTACGCCGGCGACAGCAAAGCCGTGGAAGCGCTGGATTACTTCAAGAAGATCAACGACGACCAGACCATGCCCAAATCGGTCTGGCTCAGCGGCGAGGACGGCAACGCCATGTTCAAGAGCGGCCAGGTGGCCGCCTACTACTCCGGCAGCTGGCAGGTGGCGGACTTCAACAAGAACATCAAGGACTTCGAGTGGCTGTCCGTGCCGCTGCCCAAGAAGGAAGTCAACGCCACCAACCTCGGCGGCGGCTTCATGGTGGCCTTCAAGGACACCGGCGCAGATGAGGAAGCCAAGAAGTTCATCGACTGGTTCTACAACGACGCCAACTACACCGAATTCGCCAAGACAGGCGGCTACCTGCCGGTGAAGGACCTTAAGGTGGACTACCCGTTCCAGCAGTCATCGTTCGAGCTGTACCAGAAGCAGATCGCCGGCAACCAGGCCAAGGGGGACAACGCCATCAAGCGCGTGGTCATCGAGGCGTACGCCGAAACCCCGTTCTCCGGCGACCCGCTGCGGGAGGAGACCGTCAAAATGCTCTCCGGCAGCCAGGACGCCAAGACCACGGTGGACAACATCGTGAAGCTCTACAACGGCGCCTGA
- a CDS encoding sugar ABC transporter permease, with translation MAQPTITPTAPPAPQAGPVRSKSALKRRNRYVIAPLVLIGVNVVLFLVFFVWPGALGMLYSFTDYRGIGKLHFIGLANFQKLFADGSFYAALGRTFVYTVLSVPLVYVCSLGVAALLVSKAVRGRTAAKTVIFLPWLISPIVVGVIWKWLFGQDFGFINFLISGLGGNPLPWSSDGNLALAVVIFASAWGGTAFNMLLFIAALKNIPESLLEAAELDGANAWQRFRHVTLPGIAPTSFMVVLLSTIHAMKEFAMIQALTGGGPGTQNTLIVQYIYKTGFEQSKVGYASAASMVLMVVLLAIALIQLRFNRKKG, from the coding sequence GTGGCACAACCAACCATCACGCCGACGGCGCCCCCCGCACCGCAGGCAGGACCGGTCCGCAGCAAGTCGGCGCTGAAGCGCCGCAACCGCTACGTCATCGCCCCGCTGGTCCTCATCGGCGTTAACGTGGTGCTCTTCCTGGTGTTCTTCGTCTGGCCGGGGGCGCTGGGGATGCTGTACTCCTTCACGGACTACCGCGGGATCGGCAAGCTGCACTTCATCGGCCTGGCCAACTTCCAGAAGCTCTTCGCGGACGGCTCGTTCTACGCCGCGTTGGGCCGGACCTTCGTGTACACCGTCCTGTCGGTCCCGCTGGTATATGTCTGCTCCCTGGGCGTGGCCGCGCTGCTGGTCAGCAAGGCCGTCCGCGGTCGCACCGCGGCAAAGACCGTAATCTTCCTGCCGTGGCTCATTTCACCCATCGTGGTGGGCGTCATCTGGAAGTGGCTGTTCGGCCAGGACTTCGGGTTCATCAACTTCCTGATTTCCGGCCTCGGCGGCAATCCGCTGCCGTGGTCCAGCGACGGCAACCTGGCCCTCGCCGTGGTCATCTTCGCCTCGGCATGGGGCGGTACCGCTTTCAACATGCTGTTGTTCATCGCCGCGCTGAAGAACATCCCGGAGTCCCTGCTGGAGGCCGCGGAACTGGACGGAGCCAACGCCTGGCAGCGTTTCCGGCACGTCACCCTGCCGGGCATCGCGCCGACGTCGTTCATGGTGGTCCTGCTCTCCACCATCCACGCCATGAAGGAATTCGCCATGATCCAGGCCCTGACCGGCGGCGGCCCCGGAACACAGAACACCCTGATCGTGCAGTACATCTACAAGACCGGTTTTGAGCAGTCAAAGGTGGGCTACGCCAGCGCCGCCTCCATGGTGCTGATGGTGGTCCTGCTGGCCATCGCCCTCATCCAGCTGCGGTTCAACAGGAAGAAGGGCTGA
- a CDS encoding carbohydrate ABC transporter permease gives MATAANLPPAVAGEPAPETRKAAASHRKDGRNQPGNREIRAKASIPLTLLMWVIAAIYALPLLWFLLSSFKPGSELFSYPLSMIPREWTFQGFADAWERVDFAQYFLNTATVSITTTVLTVFFSACTGYALAKYNNKGTRLFFVCILATTMLPTEVILNPTFSVIRDLGLYNSLAGIIVPSVLTATGVFMFRQFFLTVPDDLLHSARIDGAGELAIFFRIMLPLSKPILFTLAIFSFQWRWNDYIWPLIVLNDPKWYTLQVALRSIVGAENIDWPVLLGASVISLLPLVLVFFVFQKYVLNADVSAGLKD, from the coding sequence ATGGCAACAGCTGCCAACCTGCCTCCCGCGGTGGCGGGGGAGCCCGCACCGGAAACACGCAAGGCCGCCGCATCACACCGCAAGGACGGCCGCAACCAGCCGGGAAACCGGGAGATCCGGGCCAAGGCCTCCATCCCCCTGACCCTGCTGATGTGGGTCATCGCCGCCATTTACGCGCTGCCCCTGCTCTGGTTCCTGCTCAGCTCGTTCAAGCCAGGCAGCGAACTGTTCAGCTACCCCTTGTCCATGATTCCCAGGGAATGGACCTTCCAGGGGTTCGCGGACGCATGGGAGCGGGTGGACTTTGCCCAGTACTTCCTGAACACCGCCACCGTGTCCATCACCACCACGGTGCTGACGGTCTTCTTCAGCGCGTGCACCGGATATGCGCTGGCCAAGTACAACAACAAGGGCACCAGGCTGTTCTTCGTGTGCATCCTGGCCACCACCATGCTGCCCACGGAGGTGATCCTGAACCCCACGTTCTCGGTGATCCGGGACCTGGGCCTCTACAACTCACTGGCAGGCATCATCGTCCCGTCGGTGCTCACGGCCACCGGTGTGTTCATGTTCCGGCAGTTCTTCCTTACGGTGCCCGATGACCTGCTGCACTCCGCCAGGATCGACGGCGCGGGCGAGCTGGCCATCTTCTTCCGGATCATGCTCCCGTTGTCCAAGCCCATCCTGTTCACGCTGGCCATCTTCTCCTTCCAGTGGCGGTGGAACGACTACATCTGGCCCCTGATCGTTCTCAACGACCCCAAGTGGTACACCCTGCAGGTGGCGCTGCGGAGCATCGTGGGCGCGGAAAACATCGACTGGCCGGTGCTCCTGGGGGCCTCCGTGATCTCGCTCCTGCCGTTGGTCCTGGTGTTCTTCGTCTTCCAGAAATACGTGCTCAACGCGGACGTCAGCGCCGGGCTGAAGGATTAG
- a CDS encoding CPBP family intramembrane glutamic endopeptidase, producing the protein MATAHRVPPAPQPQLYRFSRLDLAALCLYVAIAGFFAAAGDLVAPFLRQVAPSPAAASYAVNLLFYASVGIVALLAARKVVVRDLKVLATRPWFTLLMVPAAVIAMLILTAILVAVNGQVETSANQAGLQALMQQVPPWLMVPLLVVVGPFVEEYIFRHLLIGKLAGRVNIWICCVLSAVLFAALHIVGQEAITLTALLPYLAMGATLVFVYVWTGKNVMFSYFVHAAKNLLAVVLVYAIPPEFFEQMQHVQA; encoded by the coding sequence ATGGCCACAGCCCACCGCGTACCCCCCGCCCCGCAGCCGCAGCTCTACCGTTTTTCGCGCCTGGACCTGGCGGCACTGTGCCTCTATGTGGCCATCGCGGGATTCTTCGCGGCAGCCGGCGATCTGGTGGCGCCGTTCCTGCGGCAGGTCGCGCCGTCCCCGGCCGCCGCCTCCTACGCGGTGAACCTGCTGTTCTATGCCTCGGTGGGAATCGTGGCGCTCCTGGCTGCCCGGAAAGTGGTGGTCCGCGACCTCAAGGTCCTGGCCACCCGCCCCTGGTTCACCCTGCTGATGGTCCCCGCGGCCGTGATCGCGATGCTGATCCTCACCGCGATCCTGGTGGCGGTGAACGGGCAGGTGGAAACCTCCGCCAACCAGGCCGGCCTGCAGGCCCTGATGCAGCAGGTGCCGCCATGGCTCATGGTGCCGCTGCTGGTGGTGGTGGGACCGTTCGTGGAGGAATACATCTTCCGCCACCTGCTGATCGGCAAGCTGGCCGGGCGGGTGAACATCTGGATCTGCTGCGTCTTGTCGGCGGTGCTGTTCGCGGCGCTGCACATCGTGGGGCAGGAGGCAATTACCTTGACGGCACTGCTCCCCTACCTCGCTATGGGCGCCACGCTGGTGTTCGTCTACGTATGGACGGGGAAGAACGTCATGTTCTCCTACTTTGTCCACGCCGCCAAGAACCTGCTGGCCGTGGTCCTGGTCTACGCCATCCCGCCGGAATTTTTCGAGCAGATGCAACACGTCCAGGCGTAG